The Polaromonas sp. JS666 genome has a segment encoding these proteins:
- a CDS encoding HU family DNA-binding protein — MNRAELIDTIAAETDLSKAATGRVLEVLLETIQKAVKKGDGVQLVGFGTFKSTKRAARTGKNPRTGEAVKIPATTVPKFVAGAKFKAVVDPKAAQRKAAKAAK; from the coding sequence ATGAACCGTGCCGAACTGATCGATACCATCGCCGCAGAAACTGACCTTTCCAAAGCCGCCACTGGACGCGTGCTGGAGGTGCTGCTTGAGACTATCCAGAAAGCAGTGAAGAAAGGTGATGGCGTGCAGCTGGTTGGATTTGGCACCTTCAAGTCAACTAAACGCGCGGCACGCACCGGGAAAAATCCACGCACGGGCGAAGCAGTGAAGATCCCGGCCACTACGGTGCCGAAGTTTGTGGCTGGCGCAAAGTTCAAGGCAGTGGTGGACCCCAAGGCAGCGCAGCGCAAAGCCGCAAAAGCTGCCAAATAA